The sequence AAATAGCCTCAgttcttcatggcatggattccacaagatgcaGGAGAAATTACTTtaagattctggtccatgttgacctCAGAGAGTTTTTCTGGTGCACTTTCATGCCATAAACTTCCCGTTCTGCCGCATCATGAAGATGTTCAATTTGATTCGGATCCGTTTACTAGGAAGGTCACTAAAGGACGCTGAACTCGTTGTCATGTTCATGGAACCAGTTTGAGAtaacttttgctttgtgacgTGGAGGATTATcctggaagtagccattagaaaATGCTAAATTGTGGTCATGAAGTGATGCATATGGTCCACATCAATACTCAAATAGGCTGTGGAAATTCCAGCAATGATTGATTGGCATTAAAGAGCCGAAATTTTGGCaagaaaacatttcccacaccattacaccaccactaccatcctGGACTGTTGAGGCAGGTTGGGTTCATATAGTTTCATGATGTATGTACCAAATTCTGACCCGATTATCTCTGTGCCTCAGCAAGAATTAAGACTCATCAGATTTCTGTCTagtttttaaaatgacaaaaattacAATTATacataaatgataaaaatgtaaaatacataatactgaagtaaataaaacatacatgtAATATATTGGATCCTTTTAAAAATGGTTAAAGACAAGCAGGAAACTGTTGTCTACCAGgacaatcatttaaaaatataatatgatgAAAACATTGCACATTATTTACACATTCATTAAATAGGACTTTCCGTGGTCTGATTAATTTTTTATCAGAATGACGTAGTTAATAATTGTGGCACATAGGCTTGCTCTTGCAGGCAAACAGAGGCTTTTTGTATTTCGTGTTATTACTCTGTGTCATAAGCAAATATTAATAGACAATGTGATGTCAGTCATTGGAAACTGATACTTCAATGTGGAGGCATGTACAGTAGTTTATATGGTCTCTTACCTGTATTGAGGCATCTGATGTTCTGTAAATTGCCAAGCTGACATTTCATATCAAATCGTTTGATCTGCATGTGAATGGGAAGTGTTAAAAGTACACAAAATCTTGAAATGGAAGTAAATGTAATGCAGCATAAATGTTGCAGCATATTCACTCAAGCTTTTAAATTGACTTAATTTATGAAAACTTAgatcaaaaatataaagattCACGGAAAATGCATGCACCTTAGATCCCACACTAAATTTTGTTATCAGCGATTAATAATTTAACAACAACTttcatattttaaacatttcactTTAGCTAGCCTAACTCAGACGATACAACTGAATGCAAGTAGTTAACTTTCAGAATACATACAATTGTTTTGATTACTACAAAGTGTTTAGATAGATTACAGTGATGGGTTTTGGGTCTCATCCTCGCTGTTTCATCTGTTCAAAATTTAGATTTGTTATGAATTTAGATCAGTTTCTTGAAGTTCTTGAACatctaaagaaaaaatgtaatagattaaaatataaaaaaatatataaatatagaagtGTAGTGATGAAGTGTTTGAACGTGTATTGAGTAGAGTTTAGATATTGTTCTTCTGAAATGTGACAAATGGTAATATttcaatttttatattttaataagatTCTCAAAAAGTGAGATTTTCTCTTTATGATATTTTGCTGAcgttaattttttttgcattatagGAGGGAAGACAAGGACAAAGGACAAATACAGAGTGGTGTACAGCGACCACCAGCGCTTGGAGCTTGAGAAGGAATTCCACTTCAGCCgctacatcaccatcagacgGAAGGCTGAGCTCGCCGTGGCTCTCAACCTCTCCGAACGCCAGGTGCATGAGACCTCACTACttacagagagcagaaaaaggATTTTTATTGATAAATTAATTCAAGCTGTAGACATAACACTGTCTGGACTGGCATTCAAACTGGTAAACATGTTAACTGCTGCAGTGAATGTCTTTGTCTAAAGGTAACTCTAAAGTGACaagttgacaaaaaaaaaatctagatttGGATTAACCTATGAGATTAATGTAGCTAATGAGACATGAAATATATTAATCATGGCAGTTTGATTTTTAGGATcagctttttaaaatgatttttggaTTTAAAAATCGTCAATTCAATTTAGTTACTAATTGTAGGCTATAATGTGAGCATATTcgtttctttttattctttcaaatatttattcattaatttttttatttaattgtttaattgtaattagtttttcatttttaggaaTTTTAGTTCTAGGTTCAAATTGAAAGGTCTGATACAGGCAAAACATGTTTAATGCTTTATTCAAGATTATCAATTAAAAAAGTCAGTCATTATATCTGGACAAATATGCCAGATATATAAAATGGGACTAATGTAAACAGAAAGATAAGTAagtcttcttttttaaaattttcttttcttttcttttcttttcttttcttttcttttcttttctttctttctttctttctttctttctttctttctttctttctttctttctttctttctttctttctttctttatttatttatttattataattaggTTCAGAGCCATGTGCTTCCTTTAGTTTActtgttcattttaataaaagaatGCACTTGAACATTgtaaattttcattttcatgtatgtcttttttttaatgaatgaacacagattttatttttggttgATGTTTCAAggcttttaatattaaatggATTAATGGACTAATGTCTTTATCTGATCTGACACTGGTAAATATCTACTTTTGTACTGTTCTCTACCTACTAACAGGAACTTGATTTCTGTTCCTCTTGATATTTTATGTTAAACAGGTAAAGATCTGGTTTCAGAACAGACGTGCCAAAGAGAGGAAGCTGAACAGGAAGAAGATCCAGCAGTCACAGCAGGCCTCCACCACTACAGCCACTCCACCGACCATCGATATCCACACAAGCGCTGCTATAGTCGCGAGCACTAGCGGCAGCTTGCTGACAGAGACGTTATCTACGGCTATTAAAGAAGAATACTAAAAACTGCTGATAGCAAGAGGTGGAACATGCAATGTGGACGTTAAACTAAAGAAACCAAACGTTTACACTACACTCTCAGTGATATCACTAAGAGCACACATGAAAATTTACCACTACACAAGAAATAACAAACGAATGAAGCACAATATTTTAATTGCTTTTCAGTTATTACAGAAATTGCCATCATGATTAAACGGGAAGCATAAGCTCCAGGGAAATGCAGCTGTTTTGAAACCTTTGACAATTATTAATGATGTACCTTTTTAGACAGACTTTTGGTCTATATTTGATGTTGTTTGAACTGTATGTGTGAAGTGTTTTGTACTGTGTGCCAAACCAATTAGACTATTAACTATTTGGAACAagtaaataaactataaataagATGCATTAATCTTTGTACAcagaataaaatttaatattGTAAAACATCAGAATTCTGTAATCCTTAAAAACAACAAGGAAAGGAAAGGCAGAGGAGGGGACGTGTCTTGCGTTTTATGGCTGTAAGTCATGTCATTTGGTAACGCTAAGATGGTAAATAAATGCACGGCTGTCATGTGAAAAAGATTGGCTGCTGAACACCTGCCGTGTGGATAACGAGGATATGGAGGAATGTTCCTTCAGCAAAAGGAGTTACTTTGACCTGTTGGTCGTTAAGTGCTGGGTGTGGCGTGGCCAAAGTTGCTCGCATCGTTTCATATGATTCATCTCATTTAGAGATACAAGATACGTGATAGTTTTCCACATTTGGCTCCACGCGATGCCACGTCTACAAACACAACCTTTGCTTTGGAAATacaagattgtttttttttttaatgacacaaATTCAGTGCATACTCTGCGTTATGTGGTCTTGTGTGTAATAGATTTTAAAGAGTACAGACTTAAAAGTTCAGTCGAATGAATGCAGGAACAGGAATTACAATGTATATGGCAATTTGAAACATTGCATGaaaaatttttatattaaatcaaGATAACCAAGATGACATGATATTGCTTATGTTATGATAATTCATCAGTTAATTCCATTTATATTGTACAATGCCTCGTCAAAGATGTGAAAATCCAGATATAGGTTTACAGTTGAGGttaaaagtttacatacccctAGGCTAAAGATATTCGGCCTCTGTTTTCTACCACTCCatgcattttgtgttttttttttttttttggcgtcCTACAGAGTAGTTTAGAGTCCTACACTGCTAAGCCCTGCAAAAGGCTATCGTACAAGGAAGAagctccactttttttttttttactaccaAAATAATTACAGCCAGATAGTAAGTGTATATGTGTTCAGCAGCCATTTGGAAGTGTGGactctggtcagatgagacacACATTCAACTGTTTGGAACTGTTAATGATCAGCACTATGCACAAAGGAAAATGTGATGGgccacatttattttaaaccagAAAGGGTGAATAAAATTCTAATAAGATCTGAAATAGTTAATCAAATGATGTGAAAGGAAGGTCAGTCATAGATAAATGTCAACTCCATGACTTACTCGGGATGTTCTCCTTAACGACGgagcaaaataataaataaacagcaccGGGGCTGACCTACATATAGTTTATAACTGCTCAGAGCGGATACGGTGTGCTGTACAGATTATCCAATACAGCACACCCTTACAGAAAAGCCACATTAACATTTCACTGTCATTCCACAGAAAGGGTGTGGTCTGACCTTTTATGATGGGGTTAGATGCGATGACTTAATCGAGATACTAATCTGTGTCCAAAAAAAGCGAGCGTTTGCATTTGTAATAAGTtccactcttctaggaaggcttttcCAATAAATTTTGATGCGTCACTGTCGGGCATAAGTGAGATCAGATACTGAtgatgtaagagtgaggaggtctggggtgcagtctgtGCTCCAGTTCATCagaaaggtgttcagtgggattgagtcagagtcagagctctgtgcaaGAGTTCCTCCACTCCAGCTTTGGCAAACCAAGCCATCATGGAGCTCATTTTGTGCACATGCTGGAACATTGTTCCTCAAAGTTCCAGCGAGAAGAAATCGTATTGCTACGGCATAACTCTGTGAGAGAACTCTGTGACAACACCATCAGGAtaatcaggtgtccacatacttttggccacacAGAATATAAGTGTACAGGTGTTACAGATTTGATCCCATTAGCTAATAGTAACTTATAACAAACTGAAGAAGTCTACTATTATGCCTctaaatcaggggtgtccaatcttatccaggtgtgggtgcaggttttcattccaactgagcagaagctacacctgagttTACTGAAAGCCCAGAtctactgattagccagttggaatcaggtgtagcttttGCTCGGTTGgaacccacaccggccctttctggataagtttggacacccctgctctaaaTAATGAATACCGTTGGCATGATGGAAAACGTTTGCtcatctgtttgtttattgtggGGGCAGGGAATAGTTCACTTCTTTGTTAGCTTTTTTCCGTATGTAAATTTCTTACAGGACTATTGCTTTTCAGATATTGTCCACATGTATGTACCATGCAGGTGAAATGCATTTTACGCAAATGCAATTTTATGTTCACCCATACTATATGCAGATGTTCACATAAACACTTATAAAACATGTCTCACATCCTATATATCAAAGCTGTACATTGCAGTTGAGGTAGACTTGACTCATCTGTGTCAGTGCTTCGGTGCTTGCGTGTTCACCTTCACACTGCTCGTTGTATCTGCTTTCTTTTTCCTTAATGATATGCAATGGCTGTTTACAGGAACAATGTCGAAAACAGAAAGGCTTAGTTGTGAGGTTTGGTAATGCATCAAACATTAACCATGCGGAAGCTGTAAAGAGCTGCTCTGGATGAGGTGATAATGGGCTGTAAAGATAATGTACCTCTGCATTCTGATACTTTTGACCTTAGACCCTATTTTCTAATCCTGTCGGCCACTTTAAAGAATTAAAGATAAATTGAAACTTTGAGGaccttaaaaaaatgaattcccTTTCAAGTATTTTTTGTGATATTAGGATCACTGAGCTGAGTAAAAAGCTAGAACGTAGATTGTATTTTTACATGTAGGCTTCTATAGCAGGAAGAGAGAACTCTTCCAGCTACAGTATCTTTTTCTTGCACATGtgtacacactcgtacacagcAGCTCACACAAGACTCAGTTCTAGTTTGTGACAGCTCCACACGCTTCATGTTATCTCATAACGTGAATCATGGCATGTCAACTCGCTCTCTGTCCTCTATAACCTTAGTTTACCTTCGCAAAATCAAGCCTGGCCTTGGTGATTATCTGCTATGTGGTTTgttatcagtaataataataaaaaaaaccctgatacATATTCATCCCGTGTTGtcctgtgttttgtttattggcATTTTCACACGGAAAGAGGAATATTCATCGAACTACAGGACATCGAGCTGTACGCTGTGTGTTAGGTTGCTGAAAGGATCGACTAATCGTGACTCTCTTCATGGAAATTTACAGAGAGCTAAATCTGTGCTATGTCCTTAAGCTGAATTATTTATCTGAGAGACATCACGTAGACACAGTATAATGAACTTTCATGTCACAGGGTGCAggataaaagaaaaatactttcagttaaaGCCCATATTTATGAATTATTCTAAATCTTTAATGTTTGTAATGATCTTGCATTTTACTATAATAATGCTTCATAAACTTCTAATGAAGTTACTTACTTACACTATAAGTAAgttaatatagttaatataaaatatattttatatagttaatataaaataaataaacctgtaaataattataaagcagttgttaataatattatatatctgTTAAGTTACTACCAATTAAAAAagcattataaatattttaaatctcATCAATGAGATTCCAGTTGCTTTACAATGAAGAAGTATACCACATTCATTACCAACTTACAAATTATTAGAACATGCATTGCATCCTGGTTAAAGATGATCTGAAGTCTATCCAGGGAACACCGGGTGTAAGACGGGAATACACAGTGGAGTATGGGGAGTATGGACACCAGCCCATCACACCAtgtgcacacattcacacctagcagtgaatgtttttttggAGGACTGAACATAAcaaagaacctggaggaaacccatgctGACAGAAACTCCTAACAGAGAGTAAACAGGATCGAACCGGAGACCATGGAGTTTTGATGTGAAGCAACGaaaaggtgtgttgtggtttttttttttatttgggggtggggggggggcacTCTTATAGaagcacatatataaataaatagtcacATGATGCCTAAACCTATACTACTTAAATGTATAGCATCAAACTTTTCTCTCAATGTTGACAATCTTCTGTATAATATACAcccatcagccataatattaaaaccactgacagatgATATGAATAAAATggattatcttgttacagtgaCACCTTTCCAGCAGTGGGAAATACACTATAGACCTTTGTATCAGAGCCAGCAACTATTTCAGCTTTACAGCTTCAGAGTCTGACTGATCCTGGTTTACTGTCTGtcgagtttcacatgttcttcctgtgtatgtgtgggatTCCTCCAAGTTTCCTACCACCTCATGAACATGTTCCttaggagtgaatgagtgtgtgactatgtatgtCCACcttataacattatgaccacctgcttaatattgtgttggttccccttttgctgtcaaaacagccctgacccgtcaaggcatggactccactagatccctgaaggtgtgctgtggtatctggcaccacgATGCTAGCAGTAAATTACAGCACTTACAGGAATTGAGGgaaacttttgatagatactgaccactgcagaccgggaacaaaccacaagagctgtagttttggagatgctctgatccagtcgtctagccatcacaatttggcccttcatcaaactcgctcaaatccttacacttgcccattttctctgcttccaacacatcaactttaaggacagaATGTtaatttgctgcctaatatatcccatgatggggagataatcagtgttattcacttcacctgttagtgctcataatgttatgtctgatcggtgtatataatgCACTGTAACAGACTGGTGCCATTCAGGGTGTGTTCCTTCTTAGCCTCTGGATTCACCAGGTCTCTTTTAAGGTCTTTTTAAGAGGAAAAGTCTCAATCTGTAATGTGTCAattctgtgtgtataaatgaaccCTGAACACTCTCCTAACCTTAAATGTTAGGTAAAATCTGTCAAGATTATAGTTAAACATGTACATAAAGCTTTGCCTCCAGAACCTACAGTAGCTCAGAGTTGAACTACATTTAGCTTGGCAATGACCGCTATGACCTCAGTTTTTAAATGTGCTCGGCCATTCAGTTGCCTATAAACCAAGatataacacaataaacacagaatttGGTTCATACTCAATTGTGAGTATAGTCAAGAGTGCATGTGCcgtcatgtttttttctgtagcatgcatgaagctaaaaaaaagaaaaaacacaaacatgcagTCTGTTCTGTGTTCCAAATGGTCAGCTATATAATATATTCGTACTGAGGCTGTACCTTAAACAATATTTTATCATGTTCTACTCCTGACCATCTTTTATgagttagaaataaaataaaacctgacTCTTGCACCTTTAACCTTTGTAACTTTTCATGCAACCTGAGTCATGCGAATTGTTATGAATTTgcaatgagttttttttttttttatgtagagCTCTAACCACAAGGGAGCTGGAAGACTTCACAAATAAaaagcatatttatttatacaaaatatattgaatTAAGGAAGCAGtagaaataaaacatctgtTAAGATAGAAATAATGACTTCGAGCTGCTGAGGCTGCATCTAAAACCGCTGCTCAAACATTACAGTCCATCCACATTtatctcacactctcacagtaCAATGTACTAAAAGTTCAAATTCAAGCCTCCGAGCCGTCAGGAATTGTGTGTCTTCCTGTGAGCCACATTTAGCCTTCTGCTGATCTGGTCTATGAGGAATTGCCATGGAAAGCAGCACTTAGTACGTTCACTAGAGGGCGCCCTCTGCTACCCTCTTGAACAGAGCCCTTCTCTGCTGCGCCGTCATGTTCTCACAGCTCTCCAGAAGATTAGCGATGATCAGGGTCTGCTGCACGCTCTTAGCCTTTACCCACACCCTGCCGTTTAAACCCACCACCATCTCGAAGGGGAAGATCTTCTCAAGGTCTTTCACCATCTCGCTCTGAGGTGCGAGAAGCCTgggaaaagaaaagcagaaagtCAGGGTGTAAATTAAAAGGTTCTGGATGGAAGCAACTAAAATGGAAACAATGCTTTTAATATTGCAGCAAAACACCACAGTGCGGGTTACCGGCTTATACGAAAcgagacactcagagctttagggaatttgtagtttttcataagtatttctgtttttatgtaGCCTACTAAAActgttttttatctttaaagtaaaACGTGATATCAAATCTATTTCTGCTCTCGTAGATGCCCCGAGTGCTTGTTCAAAAGCCTATAAAATATGAAGGTGTTATctttaaccactaaaattctgtgtaaggttatgcaacagagggaaaaacacacgtctaacacTGAAAGCTAACACTTAAAAAGTCCTCACTTATTTTATATCAAACTTGTGAggggaaaataattcatttgtttatgcaGATAGCAAATGTCGTCTTCTTTttccggcttttcccttcaggggtcaccacagcgaatcatctctctccacctatccctatcttctgcatcctcaacacttatacccactagcttcatatcctcatttatttcatccatatacctcctctttggccttcctcttttcctccttcctggcagctccatgtccaacattctcctatcaatatactcactctccctcctctggacatgtccaaaccatcttaacctggcctctctaactttgtcccccaaacgtccaacatgaactgtccctctgatgtactcgttcctaatcctgtccaaccttgtcactcccaaagagaacctcaacatcttcagctctgctacctccagctctgactcctgtctctgtctcagtgatactgtctctaaaccatacagcatggccggtctcaccactgtcctgcacaccttccccttgattcttgctgaaatttttctatcacagcagatagaaaatgtctgataagtctaTTCCCATTCTGCTGGTGTactggaacaccagtgtactggtaaaaagggttaaaaaacCGACATGAAAGCAaggaaaagaaagcaagagataGAAAGAACGGGCCTATAATCAGACCCCAGGGTTTATTAAAAGTTGGCTTAAGTGgaaatgtgtgtattgtcatGACtaatttcttacacacacaccctcaaccaacataaacttaaataaataaataaagttattaGTTACCAGGAAAGTTAGCAGCAGGGTTAATCGATTAATCTTACTTTTTAGGGGTTGAGATAAAGTTAAAGTTGCAAATTACCAGATGAAATTTTTATACAAACTTGCTTTAAATCTCCCAATCTTGCTTAAACTCAGGTGACAAAAAGCAGAAAGTGTGTTTTAGGGAATGTGGATTGAATAAACTAGTAATTTGGTGCAACTGAGTTATTCAAGATATCTTGTGTGCATGAAGATGAGAGTTTctttttcccttaataaatgaaatcatcatttataaactgcattttgtatttacttgcattatctttgtgtaatattaaaatttgtttgatgatctgaatcttttaagtgtgacaaatatgcaaaaaaaaaaaaacaggaagggggcaaaaaccttttcacagcacttaggatttaaaaaaaatccatattccAGATGTTGCATTACTATTTAAATTGAAGAAAATTTGTGATCTTGTCTGTTCtaactgctttgtacaaaaggttAGATTTTCTACAAGTTTTATCCCTTCTACTGAAGCAGGTGTTTAGATGACACAGATGGAGCTGATCTAAGGTGAATACAGTAATCCACCGTTTATGGCGGGGTTTATGTTCCAAACCCACCCGCGATAAACGATAATCCGCGATACACGGACGCCACccccaattattattattttttttgtttaagccgtaaatgaacctcccacactctttaaacacacacagaaaacatttgccaaCATATAGagagatgaattttgggtaaattcgtagaaatatgacatttatagtgagtactatatgtatgtacagtatgtttcttgccagaagccttagaaggtgcagagcgtttgagcgacataatagggcttggaGAAAACtcgtaaaaatacagcgtacacagaacaaaaccaaacactcggGACGGTGACACGtgaagaactgggatgctggagaattctgctttcGTTTCAccaactgcacgcatagccagcagccaatcacaatcTTGATTAAATGAATGGTGCATTCCAATTGGccggactcgttcctccagccgtactgtatttagattttcagcatccccgcaccgcgctttcctaaacaacgctacgtgttcttattaacattttacttcattttaattaatgtttatattttgtaattaacaattatattttttattaataaattaccttatttcagcataaaaacaattcactataagatgtggataccgcgatataccgggaaaatccgtaaaaatctgcgatataccgggaccgcgaTAATACAGGGGGATTACTGTAATCAGATTTTAGACATAAGAATAACTTGAATAATCCGAAGTTGCAGAGTCTGTTTCGGGCTTGAGTGGTCGCTGACATTATTAAAGTAAATACTGGACATTCCTAATTCTAAACATCTCTGATATATGTGGAAAGATTCTACTCAAGTTGTTGTcaataatttgtaataaaaccCAAATTTAAGTAgccttatttgtcacatatacattactgctcAGTGAAATTCTTCTGGAGGTTGAGGGCCTTGTTCGGTGGCACCTCTCCggcactggggcttgaaccccaatcttccgatcaacaacctagaaccttaaccacttgagcaacCACCATGctctttttttgcattaaattGAAAGACTGCCACTAGCGCTCTCGGACTTCTGGACCCCTCTGTATTAATATTCAGCATGGTGCTACTAAAAGATCTCTGCACACCTTCGAACTAATCCCAGAGACACCTTGAAGAGAAAGCCGCCTGCTCCGAACACTCCCATCCCGTTGGCCCGGCCACAGCTGTCTATACACACCAGCTCCGGCTCCATGTCCTTGTTTGCGATGATGAACTGGGCGTACACCAGATCCCCCACCTGTATAGTggtaaaattaaaaattgtactTAATTTCAGTGCCATTGTTCTGAAAAGACAATCAGGACTTTCAGTGATGTGAACTGTACCTGCACATTAGGTCTGTTCCTTTTAGTCGCTCCTTCAAAGGCTAAGTAGGACAACGAGGCCTGCTCACTGCCTCCCACGTCCACTTTAAAGATGTCGCCGGACTTCGCCGTCACTATGCCGATCACACTCTCGCCTTTAACTGGAACATACTGGAGAGAAATTGTTCACAATATATACTACcaatcaaaagtttggacacaccttctaattccatagtttttcctgatgtttatttctttctacattgtaaaacaatgctgaaggcggccgaaatacacaataatctcatttgaacagttgatattgagatatgtcggctactgatgctctgtaaagccttcataacggctctaatctgaggtgctgttcattggtgatttctgaggctggtaactctaaatgaacttctcctctgcagcagaggtaagttttggtcttgctttactgggttggtcttcatgtgagccagtttcatcatggtgcttgatgggttttgcaaatacacttgacaatactgttcttgcaagaactattccagaacacctgaccttcgtgtcttaaaataacaactgactgttttttgttgtcattacatatgga comes from Hemibagrus wyckioides isolate EC202008001 linkage group LG14, SWU_Hwy_1.0, whole genome shotgun sequence and encodes:
- the LOC131364857 gene encoding exosome complex component RRP40-like, with product MNAIHSCFKAQIGEVVLPGDVFQFDVSSVEEDSNIKSEKIVCGPGLRRNGDEILVYKSGILRHKQPSMYWIDSQQKRYVPVKGESVIGIVTAKSGDIFKVDVGGSEQASLSYLAFEGATKRNRPNVQVGDLVYAQFIIANKDMEPELVCIDSCGRANGMGVFGAGGFLFKVSLGLVRRLLAPQSEMVKDLEKIFPFEMVVGLNGRVWVKAKSVQQTLIIANLLESCENMTAQQRRALFKRVAEGAL